The following coding sequences are from one Desulfonatronum thioautotrophicum window:
- a CDS encoding cation-transporting P-type ATPase, whose translation MTTQPDTNNTIIKNPHALTVHECLDLSESQAVGLEPDDAQKRLERFGPNKLPEPEPDGLLKRFFKHFHDILIYILVAAAGITAVLGHWIDTFVILGVVVVNALIGFFQEGKAEEALAGIRKMLSLHAQVRRGGDFHDIEAELLVPGDIVRLRSGDKVPADIRLLDATNLRIEESALTGESVAAAKQTDPVPKDAPLGDRTSMAYSGCLVAAGRGVGVVVHTGVQTQLGRINKMIQEVEKLATPLTRQMATFGKVLSVVILFLAGLMFAVGWLLHDMPMEDLFFAAIGFAVAAIPEGLPAILSITLALGVQRMALRKAIIRRLPAVETLGSVTVICSDKTGTLTRNEMTARAVVTATQTYHVSGTGYVPEGHIRGADEQRAELKDNSDLLRIIEIMAVCNDAILFEEDGRWKLNGEPTEGALRTLGRKAEFNATPYTRLAELPFESETKFMATLNKSPEEKILLLLKGAPDRLLDRCTLQLAADGGTEPLDRAMWEARLEELAAQGQRILAAAWRELPHEDADAVRLTKSQALSLEDVDQKMILAGLVGIVDPPRPEAIAAIKICREAGIRVKMITGDHAATAMAIGKEMGIGNGTAAITGPELEAASDTDMRRLAMQHDIFARTSPEHKLRLVTALQAEKEVVAMTGDGVNDAPALKRADVGIAMGIKGTEATKEAAEIVLMDDNFATIEHAVEEGRTIYDNLRKAILFLLPTNGAEGLVVLTAIVAGFAVLPLTPVQILWVNMVTAITLAMALAFEPSEPDLMSRPPRRPGTAILGGYFLWRIGFVSVLIGGATLAVFQVEMALDMDVEVVRTVCVNTLVAGQLFYLFNSRFLREAAWLPSRLLSNKVALIASGALILFQLIFVYAPFMNLWFGSAPLELRHWLVPLGIGLMVFTLAELEKAVYRKFQKVK comes from the coding sequence ATGACCACACAACCAGACACGAACAATACCATCATCAAAAATCCCCATGCCCTCACGGTCCATGAGTGCCTCGACCTGTCGGAAAGCCAGGCTGTCGGGCTGGAACCGGACGATGCCCAAAAGCGCCTGGAACGCTTCGGCCCGAACAAACTGCCGGAGCCGGAGCCGGATGGCTTACTGAAGCGCTTTTTCAAGCATTTTCATGACATCCTGATCTACATCCTGGTGGCCGCGGCCGGCATCACCGCTGTGCTGGGGCACTGGATAGACACCTTCGTCATTCTGGGCGTGGTGGTCGTCAACGCGTTGATCGGGTTTTTCCAGGAGGGCAAGGCCGAAGAGGCCCTGGCCGGCATTCGCAAGATGCTCTCCCTGCACGCCCAGGTCCGTCGCGGCGGCGACTTTCATGACATTGAAGCGGAGTTGCTGGTTCCGGGAGACATCGTCCGTTTGCGCTCCGGGGACAAGGTTCCAGCTGATATCCGGCTGCTGGACGCCACAAACCTGCGCATCGAGGAATCCGCGTTGACCGGCGAATCCGTTGCCGCGGCCAAGCAAACCGACCCCGTGCCGAAGGACGCCCCGCTGGGGGATCGTACAAGCATGGCGTATTCCGGGTGCCTGGTGGCGGCCGGACGCGGCGTGGGCGTGGTCGTGCACACGGGAGTACAAACCCAACTTGGCCGGATCAACAAAATGATCCAGGAAGTGGAAAAACTGGCCACTCCGTTGACACGCCAGATGGCCACCTTCGGCAAGGTGCTGTCCGTGGTCATTCTCTTCCTGGCCGGCCTGATGTTCGCTGTCGGGTGGCTGCTCCACGACATGCCCATGGAAGACCTCTTTTTCGCGGCCATCGGCTTTGCCGTGGCCGCCATTCCCGAAGGACTGCCGGCCATCCTGTCCATCACCCTGGCCTTGGGCGTGCAGCGCATGGCCCTGCGCAAGGCCATTATCCGCCGCCTGCCCGCCGTGGAAACCCTGGGTTCGGTAACGGTGATCTGTTCGGACAAGACCGGCACCCTGACCCGCAACGAGATGACCGCCCGGGCCGTGGTGACCGCGACCCAGACCTACCACGTCAGCGGCACGGGCTACGTTCCCGAAGGCCACATCCGAGGGGCGGACGAACAACGCGCCGAACTCAAGGACAATTCCGATCTCTTGCGGATTATTGAGATCATGGCCGTGTGCAATGACGCAATCCTCTTCGAGGAGGACGGTCGCTGGAAACTGAACGGCGAGCCCACGGAAGGAGCACTGCGCACGCTGGGCCGCAAGGCTGAATTCAATGCAACGCCATATACCCGCCTGGCGGAACTGCCTTTTGAATCCGAAACCAAGTTCATGGCCACCCTGAATAAAAGTCCTGAAGAGAAAATCCTGCTGTTGCTCAAAGGCGCGCCAGACCGTCTGCTGGACCGTTGCACGCTCCAGCTTGCCGCTGACGGCGGCACCGAGCCTCTGGACCGGGCCATGTGGGAAGCCCGCCTGGAGGAACTGGCCGCCCAGGGTCAGCGAATCCTGGCCGCGGCCTGGCGGGAACTTCCCCATGAGGATGCGGATGCGGTGCGACTGACCAAAAGCCAGGCCCTGTCTTTGGAAGACGTTGACCAGAAGATGATCCTTGCCGGCCTGGTGGGCATTGTTGACCCCCCCCGCCCCGAGGCGATTGCGGCAATCAAGATCTGCCGCGAAGCCGGCATCCGGGTGAAGATGATCACCGGAGACCATGCGGCCACGGCCATGGCCATTGGCAAGGAAATGGGGATCGGCAACGGCACGGCGGCCATCACCGGACCGGAGCTGGAAGCCGCGAGCGATACGGATATGCGCCGCCTGGCCATGCAGCACGACATTTTTGCCCGCACCAGTCCGGAGCACAAGTTACGCCTGGTCACGGCCCTGCAGGCCGAAAAGGAAGTGGTGGCCATGACCGGAGACGGAGTCAACGACGCTCCGGCTCTGAAACGGGCCGATGTCGGCATCGCCATGGGCATCAAGGGCACCGAGGCAACCAAGGAGGCCGCGGAGATCGTCCTCATGGACGACAATTTCGCCACCATTGAACACGCCGTGGAAGAAGGCCGGACCATTTACGACAACCTGCGCAAGGCGATTTTGTTTCTTCTCCCGACCAACGGCGCTGAAGGGCTGGTCGTCCTCACCGCCATCGTCGCCGGCTTTGCCGTGCTCCCTTTGACGCCGGTCCAAATCCTCTGGGTGAACATGGTGACGGCCATCACCCTGGCCATGGCTCTGGCCTTTGAACCATCCGAACCAGACCTGATGTCCCGGCCTCCGCGTCGTCCCGGTACGGCCATTCTGGGCGGCTACTTTCTTTGGCGGATCGGCTTTGTCTCCGTCCTTATCGGAGGGGCCACCCTGGCTGTTTTCCAGGTGGAAATGGCCCTGGACATGGACGTAGAAGTCGTGCGTACCGTCTGCGTCAACACGTTGGTGGCCGGCCAACTTTTCTACCTGTTCAACAGCCGCTTTCTTCGAGAAGCCGCGTGGCTGCCCTCCCGTCTTCTCAGCAACAAGGTCGCCTTGATCGCTTCCGGAGCCCTGATCCTTTTTCAACTCATTTTCGTGTACGCGCCGTTCATGAATCTCTGGTTCGGTTCAGCCCCCCTGGAGCTTCGCCATTGGCTGGTTCCACTGGGTATCGGCCTGATGGTCTTCACCCTGGCGGAACTCGAAAAAGCCGTGTATCGAAAGTTTCAAAAGGTAAAGTAA
- a CDS encoding HPF/RaiA family ribosome-associated protein, whose protein sequence is MRIQINSDRNIEIDEPLQAEISDGLENALGRFSERITLLEVHLSDENSDKKGGHDDMRCMLEARLEGQQPIAVAHRAASLSLAVDGAAAKLTKLIKHSQERLHEQQSQRTDPDPSAPEPEPEDEY, encoded by the coding sequence ATGCGGATTCAAATCAACTCCGACCGTAACATCGAGATTGACGAACCCCTGCAAGCTGAAATCAGCGATGGGCTGGAAAATGCCCTGGGCCGGTTCAGCGAGCGGATCACGCTGCTGGAAGTCCATTTGAGCGATGAAAACAGCGACAAGAAGGGCGGGCACGACGACATGCGCTGCATGCTGGAAGCCCGCCTCGAGGGTCAACAACCCATCGCGGTCGCACATCGGGCAGCGAGCCTGAGTCTGGCCGTCGACGGCGCCGCGGCCAAATTGACCAAATTGATCAAGCACTCCCAGGAACGACTGCACGAGCAGCAGAGTCAACGCACGGACCCAGATCCGTCCGCGCCGGAACCGGAACCGGAGGATGAGTATTAA
- a CDS encoding mechanosensitive ion channel domain-containing protein, producing MSTDGSILLQVEDDDAINTAQEIARNVLAEHPAVLNDPEPSVLVDSLRSSTVNLRIFFWLNGHTHSWLKVRSSVIRLVKFAFQKHGISMPDEAREIVFPQGVHVTLFNDKDLEGEDALAEKRFPVETPPDNLDAVSTKAEAGLYSEAVVIKEQARQAQPLQEGENLLPVASGTADSKK from the coding sequence ATGAGCACAGATGGGTCAATTTTGCTGCAAGTTGAGGACGACGACGCCATCAACACAGCCCAGGAAATTGCCCGGAACGTGCTGGCGGAGCATCCGGCCGTTCTGAACGATCCCGAGCCTTCGGTGCTGGTGGACAGCCTGAGAAGCTCCACGGTGAACCTCCGCATTTTCTTCTGGTTGAACGGCCACACGCACAGTTGGCTCAAGGTGCGCTCCTCAGTGATCCGACTGGTGAAATTCGCATTCCAGAAACACGGCATCTCCATGCCCGACGAGGCCCGGGAGATCGTCTTCCCGCAAGGCGTTCACGTCACCTTGTTCAACGATAAAGACCTGGAAGGGGAGGACGCATTGGCGGAAAAGCGGTTCCCGGTGGAAACGCCGCCAGACAATCTCGATGCCGTATCCACGAAAGCGGAAGCCGGCTTATACAGTGAAGCCGTTGTCATCAAGGAGCAGGCACGGCAGGCCCAACCACTGCAGGAAGGGGAAAATCTCCTGCCGGTTGCTTCCGGCACGGCTGATTCCAAAAAATGA
- a CDS encoding mechanosensitive ion channel domain-containing protein, which yields MQRIGCRRRKLIMRAVLLVAVYSLLIFPVLAQNPSSTTGEPRQSNTTASEEFYAAPVKVDVNPVARDEEIFRRLQSVLEATNWFTDPQVRVEEGVVFLRGQVESEVLKKWAGDLARNTQDVVAVVNKMEVIEPSAWDFRPAWHGLLKLWHDVVRSFPFFVFGLFTLALSAGAGILATKTTRIFLQGRIRTKLLKNVIARGVGGLVVLCGAYLILRVSGLTQLALTVVGGTGLIGLIIGIAFRDITENFLASIFLSMQRPFENGDLVVIAGETGYVQQLNMRTTILMNLSGNLVQIPNSSVYKSNLRNFTTTPNRREEFMVGIGYDDPQRSKI from the coding sequence GTGCAACGAATCGGATGCCGCCGCAGGAAACTGATCATGCGGGCTGTATTGCTCGTTGCGGTTTATAGTCTGCTGATCTTTCCGGTCCTGGCACAGAACCCCTCAAGCACAACCGGCGAGCCACGGCAGTCGAACACCACCGCCAGCGAGGAATTTTACGCAGCGCCCGTGAAGGTGGACGTCAATCCGGTTGCGAGGGATGAAGAGATATTCAGGCGACTCCAAAGCGTTCTGGAAGCCACCAATTGGTTCACCGACCCACAAGTCCGGGTCGAGGAAGGAGTTGTCTTTCTGCGTGGCCAGGTGGAGTCCGAAGTGCTCAAGAAATGGGCTGGAGATCTTGCACGCAACACCCAGGACGTGGTTGCCGTAGTCAACAAGATGGAGGTGATCGAGCCGTCGGCATGGGATTTTCGTCCGGCCTGGCACGGTCTGTTGAAATTATGGCACGATGTTGTTCGCTCCTTTCCATTTTTCGTGTTTGGCCTGTTCACCCTGGCATTGTCGGCGGGCGCCGGCATACTGGCGACAAAAACGACGCGGATATTCCTGCAGGGCCGAATTCGGACGAAACTCCTGAAAAACGTCATCGCCCGCGGGGTCGGCGGACTGGTCGTCCTCTGCGGCGCCTACCTGATTCTGAGAGTCTCCGGCCTGACGCAACTGGCATTAACGGTGGTCGGCGGCACCGGGCTGATCGGTCTGATCATCGGCATCGCATTCAGGGACATCACCGAAAATTTCCTGGCAAGCATCTTTCTCAGCATGCAGCGGCCGTTCGAGAACGGCGACTTGGTCGTAATAGCGGGCGAGACCGGGTATGTGCAGCAGTTGAACATGCGCACGACAATCTTGATGAACCTCAGCGGAAACCTCGTCCAGATCCCGAACTCCAGCGTTTACAAAAGCAACCTGCGCAACTTCACGACCACGCCGAACCGACGGGAGGAGTTCATGGTCGGTATCGGCTACGACGACCCTCAACGCTCAAAGATTTGA
- a CDS encoding FprA family A-type flavoprotein codes for MFLLGAVDWSRRLFDSLIPLPDGTSYNSYLICGSEKTALLDSVDPSMADVLLPQITNRAKIDYIVSHHAEQDHSGSIPMVLEKYPDAKVVCTTKARGMLMDLLHIPEESFHAVEDGSTLSLGTKTLEFIYTPWVHWPETMVTYLREDRMLFSCDFFGSHIASSNMFVVDKGRVHEAGKRYFAEIMMPFRDVIGKNLEKLKKYDIDMIAPSHGLIYDDPAWIMDAWRDWVFAPPKNLVVLPYVSMHESTARMVDHLTSKLVDNGVRVELYDLTVTDIGKLAMSLVDGATIVVGTPTVLAGPHPLAAYATFLANALRPRARYLSIIGSYGWGGKTVETLSAMIPNLKVEVIDPVLCKGLPTKEVFAAIDVMADTIAEKHREQGFS; via the coding sequence GTGTTTCTGCTAGGTGCAGTGGACTGGAGTCGGCGGCTGTTTGATTCCCTGATCCCGCTTCCGGATGGGACGTCCTACAATTCCTACCTGATTTGCGGAAGTGAAAAGACGGCTTTGCTGGACAGCGTGGATCCCTCCATGGCGGATGTCCTGCTTCCACAGATAACAAACAGAGCCAAAATCGACTACATCGTGTCCCACCATGCCGAACAGGATCATTCCGGGTCCATTCCGATGGTTTTGGAGAAATATCCGGATGCCAAGGTGGTCTGCACCACAAAAGCCCGGGGCATGCTCATGGATCTGCTGCACATTCCGGAAGAATCGTTTCACGCGGTCGAAGACGGGTCAACGCTCTCTCTCGGCACCAAAACCCTGGAATTTATCTACACGCCCTGGGTGCATTGGCCCGAAACCATGGTGACCTACCTGCGGGAAGACCGGATGCTTTTCTCCTGCGACTTTTTCGGCTCTCACATCGCCTCCTCCAACATGTTCGTGGTGGATAAAGGCCGTGTACACGAGGCAGGCAAGCGGTACTTTGCCGAAATCATGATGCCGTTTCGCGACGTGATCGGAAAGAATCTGGAAAAGCTGAAAAAGTACGACATCGACATGATCGCACCCTCCCACGGCCTGATCTATGACGACCCGGCATGGATCATGGACGCCTGGCGGGACTGGGTGTTCGCCCCGCCCAAAAATCTTGTGGTTTTGCCCTATGTGTCGATGCATGAAAGTACGGCCCGCATGGTCGATCACCTGACGTCCAAGCTTGTCGACAACGGGGTGCGGGTCGAGCTGTATGATCTCACAGTCACCGACATCGGCAAGCTGGCGATGTCCCTGGTGGATGGTGCAACCATTGTCGTGGGAACGCCCACTGTTCTTGCGGGTCCTCACCCGCTGGCCGCTTATGCCACGTTTCTGGCCAATGCCCTGCGTCCCCGCGCCAGGTACCTTTCCATCATCGGGTCCTACGGCTGGGGCGGCAAAACGGTGGAGACACTCTCCGCCATGATCCCAAACCTCAAGGTGGAGGTCATCGATCCGGTTCTTTGCAAGGGACTGCCGACGAAAGAAGTGTTTGCGGCCATTGATGTCATGGCGGACACAATTGCCGAAAAACACCGAGAGCAGGGTTTTTCCTGA
- a CDS encoding ATPase domain-containing protein: protein MNEKAVIRRLPTGVSGLDAILGGGFPEYSFNIIVGPPGSGKTTLAHQIMFSLATREKPALFFTVLGEPPLKMLRYQQQFSFFNADTVNDTIRFVSLSEDIATGDYARVLARIAREVEASSPGLVVVDSFRSVMYEARHPSKDTISQQQFIQQLGIHLSCWQATSFLIGEYSSESDHHPVFTVADGLLSLHQSVYRNSMVRKIQVLKMRGQATRPGMHTFNITSAGIVVYPTALVLDTIVDAYSAAGKPRRRERLAIGVPRLDEMLGGGLPSGYSLLVAGPSGSGKTVLATAFLAEGVRRDEPGVIVAFEQTPSQSWMHMLNDMIGSGQVGLINTRSLDLSIDEIVHRLTELIQRMNATRVVIDSLSGFELAVAPTFREDFRESLFRMFAVLSKLGVTVLMTSELEDRYTDLRFSPYGAAFLTDAIIVQRYIEVESRLQRVMAVVKVRASAHNKEIRRYEITDEGIVIGDPVRDYEGILGGQPTRTRTVDTIMRNKRRCV from the coding sequence GTGAACGAGAAAGCAGTCATCCGTCGACTGCCAACGGGCGTGTCTGGACTTGACGCGATCCTGGGCGGCGGTTTTCCGGAATATTCCTTCAACATCATAGTTGGGCCCCCGGGTTCCGGCAAAACGACACTGGCGCACCAGATCATGTTCTCCCTGGCAACCCGTGAGAAACCCGCGTTGTTTTTTACCGTACTCGGTGAACCGCCGCTGAAGATGCTGCGCTATCAACAGCAGTTTTCGTTCTTCAACGCGGACACGGTCAATGACACAATTCGTTTCGTCAGCCTGAGCGAGGACATCGCAACCGGCGACTATGCACGAGTGCTGGCGCGCATTGCTCGGGAAGTCGAGGCTTCATCGCCGGGGCTGGTTGTCGTCGACTCCTTCCGCTCAGTGATGTATGAGGCGCGGCATCCTTCCAAGGACACCATCAGCCAGCAGCAGTTCATCCAGCAGCTTGGGATTCATCTGAGCTGCTGGCAGGCTACCTCTTTTCTGATTGGTGAGTACTCGTCGGAGAGCGACCATCATCCGGTCTTCACCGTGGCCGACGGCCTGCTCTCGCTACATCAAAGCGTCTATCGGAATTCCATGGTCCGCAAAATTCAGGTTCTGAAAATGCGTGGCCAGGCGACCCGGCCCGGGATGCATACCTTCAACATTACCAGCGCGGGAATCGTCGTCTACCCGACCGCGCTGGTTCTGGACACCATCGTGGACGCCTATTCGGCCGCCGGGAAACCGCGCAGGAGAGAGAGGCTGGCCATAGGTGTGCCGCGCCTCGACGAAATGCTGGGCGGCGGATTGCCGTCGGGATATTCATTGTTGGTGGCGGGACCGTCCGGATCGGGAAAGACCGTTCTGGCCACGGCCTTCCTGGCCGAGGGCGTCCGCCGGGACGAACCGGGGGTGATCGTTGCTTTTGAGCAAACACCGAGTCAATCCTGGATGCACATGCTCAATGATATGATCGGTAGCGGGCAGGTCGGGCTGATCAACACCCGTTCCCTGGACCTGTCCATCGACGAGATCGTCCATCGCCTGACCGAACTTATTCAGCGCATGAACGCCACGCGGGTGGTGATCGATTCATTGTCCGGGTTCGAGCTGGCCGTGGCGCCGACCTTTCGCGAGGATTTTCGGGAGTCTCTTTTTCGGATGTTCGCCGTGTTGTCCAAACTCGGAGTCACGGTGCTGATGACCTCGGAACTCGAGGATCGCTACACTGATCTGCGGTTCAGCCCCTACGGCGCTGCGTTTCTCACCGATGCGATCATCGTGCAGCGCTACATCGAGGTGGAAAGCCGTTTGCAGCGAGTCATGGCGGTGGTCAAGGTGCGTGCCAGCGCGCACAACAAAGAGATCAGACGGTACGAGATAACCGATGAGGGCATTGTCATCGGCGACCCGGTACGCGACTACGAGGGCATTCTTGGAGGTCAACCGACGCGGACCAGGACGGTGGACACGATCATGCGAAACAAACGGCGATGCGTATGA
- a CDS encoding GGDEF domain-containing protein codes for MSEGNRHDNNPDERHVTNESLGHPVLAIVNALVERIAFARQTPPAGKHGEDRRRGNADRRRGTTDRRQGVAERRRTVVPRKDDPHARKLNEKTSFAGVGQPEALLREVNEKLVIATINAQTAAEAADQAVQRMTRMAQHDFLTGLPNRALLADRLERSIALAGRHGTKVALMFLDVDNFKEINDAFGHSIGDQLLQSIAKRLQMCVRFSDTVSRQGGDEFVVLLTDVEGAHGVTLAAQKMIVAVAEPHLVEDQSLHVTLSIGISIYPDDAKDIDNVLRNADAAMYYAKESGRNNYQMFRPDMKSVR; via the coding sequence ATGAGTGAAGGTAACCGGCACGATAACAATCCCGATGAGCGACACGTAACGAATGAAAGCCTCGGACATCCTGTATTGGCGATCGTGAACGCTTTGGTCGAACGTATCGCTTTCGCCAGACAAACGCCCCCTGCCGGCAAGCATGGCGAGGACAGGCGCAGAGGGAACGCCGACAGGCGCAGAGGGACCACTGACAGACGCCAAGGTGTCGCGGAGCGGCGCCGGACCGTCGTCCCGCGCAAGGATGACCCTCATGCCAGGAAGTTGAACGAGAAAACATCATTCGCTGGTGTCGGGCAACCTGAGGCTCTACTCCGCGAAGTCAATGAAAAACTCGTCATTGCGACGATCAACGCCCAGACTGCGGCCGAAGCCGCTGACCAGGCCGTCCAGCGAATGACCCGTATGGCCCAGCACGACTTTCTCACGGGCTTGCCGAACCGGGCCCTGCTGGCCGATCGGTTGGAACGGTCGATAGCGCTCGCCGGCCGTCACGGCACGAAGGTCGCCCTGATGTTTCTGGACGTCGATAACTTCAAGGAAATCAATGATGCGTTCGGGCATTCCATCGGCGACCAGTTGTTGCAATCCATCGCAAAGCGTTTGCAAATGTGCGTCCGCTTCTCGGATACCGTCAGCCGCCAGGGGGGCGACGAATTCGTGGTGCTGTTGACCGACGTGGAGGGGGCCCATGGCGTTACCCTCGCTGCGCAAAAAATGATCGTGGCCGTGGCCGAGCCGCATCTTGTCGAGGACCAGAGTCTTCATGTGACCCTGAGCATCGGCATCAGCATCTATCCGGATGATGCCAAGGACATCGATAATGTGCTCCGCAACGCCGACGCCGCGATGTATTATGCCAAGGAAAGTGGGCGAAACAACTATCAGATGTTCAGGCCGGACATGAAGAGTGTGCGGTAA
- a CDS encoding desulfoferrodoxin FeS4 iron-binding domain-containing protein → MTKVKEIYKCEACGNVVEVKKAGEGELVCCGESMTRQ, encoded by the coding sequence ATGACCAAGGTAAAAGAGATCTACAAGTGTGAAGCCTGCGGGAATGTCGTGGAAGTCAAGAAAGCCGGTGAAGGAGAGCTTGTTTGTTGCGGCGAGTCGATGACGAGGCAGTAA
- a CDS encoding lmo0937 family membrane protein, which produces MLWTIFIILLVLWLAGLMTGYTMGGIVHILLVIALIVVVVQVLQGRRIR; this is translated from the coding sequence ATGTTGTGGACAATTTTTATTATACTTTTGGTGTTGTGGCTGGCAGGGCTGATGACCGGGTACACGATGGGCGGCATTGTACATATTTTGCTGGTCATCGCCCTCATTGTTGTTGTGGTTCAGGTACTTCAGGGACGAAGAATCAGGTAA
- a CDS encoding BON domain-containing protein, translating into MKRIQLILSYSVIILLIVAFAGCASTSTRDSTGEYFDDAVITTKVKTLLAADDFLKSFQISVDTHDGIVQLSGHVNNQEAVHKAVEIARSVQGVRSVKNDLIVK; encoded by the coding sequence ATGAAAAGGATACAATTGATTCTTTCCTATTCCGTCATTATTTTGCTTATCGTCGCATTTGCCGGTTGTGCGTCAACATCCACACGGGACAGCACGGGAGAATATTTCGACGATGCGGTGATAACCACCAAGGTCAAAACATTGCTGGCTGCCGATGATTTTCTCAAGTCGTTCCAAATCAGTGTCGACACGCATGACGGCATCGTCCAGTTGAGCGGACACGTCAATAATCAAGAGGCCGTGCACAAGGCTGTCGAGATTGCGCGCAGTGTCCAAGGGGTTCGCTCCGTGAAGAATGATTTGATCGTGAAATAG
- a CDS encoding DUF3309 family protein yields the protein MGTILIIILVLVLIGALPTWNHSRSWGPYPSGGIGLLLLILIILLVMGRI from the coding sequence ATGGGAACCATCCTGATCATCATCCTCGTACTTGTGCTCATCGGCGCTCTGCCCACCTGGAACCACAGCAGATCCTGGGGGCCGTATCCCAGTGGCGGAATCGGACTGCTTCTGCTGATCCTGATCATTCTCCTGGTCATGGGGCGTATTTGA
- a CDS encoding DUF3096 domain-containing protein, translated as MQLNIAPEPVVALIAGILILVFPRLLNYIVAVYLIIFGILGLIG; from the coding sequence ATGCAACTGAATATCGCGCCTGAGCCGGTGGTTGCGCTCATTGCGGGGATCCTGATTCTGGTTTTTCCAAGACTGTTGAATTACATCGTTGCCGTCTATCTGATCATATTCGGCATTCTCGGGTTGATTGGATGA
- a CDS encoding CsbD family protein: MKSSIRDEAEGKLHQAKGKLKEVIGKAINNPEMEAEGKVEKLGGNVQEKVGDVKKAAEK; encoded by the coding sequence ATGAAATCAAGCATAAGGGATGAGGCTGAAGGCAAGCTGCATCAGGCAAAAGGAAAGCTCAAAGAGGTCATCGGGAAGGCCATCAACAATCCCGAAATGGAAGCCGAAGGCAAAGTCGAAAAACTCGGCGGAAATGTGCAGGAGAAAGTCGGTGATGTGAAAAAAGCCGCTGAAAAGTAG
- a CDS encoding cytochrome c3 family protein encodes MVQTELIVKPEEIEIRQKSVLFSHLKHETMECIACRHTSGGTEVEQECPGTGCHVDFKKRKQPDGPIDCKGCHIQE; translated from the coding sequence GTGGTTCAGACCGAACTGATCGTCAAACCGGAAGAAATCGAAATCAGGCAGAAGTCCGTGCTTTTCTCCCACCTCAAACACGAAACCATGGAATGCATCGCATGCCGCCATACCTCTGGAGGCACCGAGGTCGAGCAGGAATGCCCGGGTACCGGCTGCCATGTGGACTTCAAGAAACGGAAACAGCCCGACGGACCCATCGACTGCAAAGGCTGCCATATCCAAGAATAG